One window of the Staphylococcus equorum genome contains the following:
- a CDS encoding sensor histidine kinase: MKTNQVENIDQLLVQYFNNTTEKIVFVDKYGQVIAMNKAAHDIISPDNDYQEMTNTICSRCDGYTNEYDLQSCTNCFLEADSVGNTSFQVFMKTTRGKVEPFTATYQTIDETKDIKAFTLQNVSPQIERHDKMYQRKMMQKTISAQENERKRISRELHDSLVQEMLNIDVELRLLKYHREMQTLVDNSKRIEGLMSKLIDDIRNLSVELRPSSLDDLGLDAAFKTYFKQVEANYGIRIEYHSNLASHRFDSEIETVVYRVVQEALFNAIKYAGVDTVDIDLHVNDYKLIAEIIDRGKGFIKTDQPQGTGLGLYGMNERAELVNAEVSIDTQIDRGTIVTLEVPI; this comes from the coding sequence GATGAATAAAGCAGCGCATGATATTATTTCACCGGATAATGACTACCAAGAAATGACTAATACGATATGTAGTCGCTGTGATGGGTATACAAATGAATATGATTTACAATCATGTACAAATTGCTTTTTAGAAGCTGATTCAGTTGGAAATACAAGTTTTCAAGTATTTATGAAAACGACGCGTGGTAAAGTTGAACCTTTTACAGCGACATATCAAACTATTGATGAAACAAAAGATATTAAAGCATTTACATTACAAAATGTTTCACCTCAAATAGAGCGTCATGACAAGATGTATCAGCGAAAAATGATGCAAAAAACGATATCTGCACAAGAAAATGAAAGAAAAAGAATATCACGTGAATTGCATGACAGTCTCGTACAAGAAATGTTAAACATCGATGTGGAATTACGGCTGCTGAAATACCATAGAGAAATGCAAACTTTGGTAGATAATTCTAAGCGAATAGAAGGATTAATGTCCAAATTGATAGATGATATTCGTAATTTATCTGTTGAATTGCGGCCGTCATCCTTGGATGATCTAGGTTTAGATGCAGCATTTAAAACCTATTTCAAACAAGTTGAAGCCAATTATGGCATACGCATAGAATATCACTCTAATCTAGCTTCACATCGCTTTGATAGTGAGATTGAAACAGTCGTATATCGTGTTGTTCAAGAGGCATTGTTTAACGCAATAAAATATGCTGGTGTAGATACTGTTGATATTGATTTGCATGTAAACGACTATAAATTAATTGCAGAAATTATAGATAGAGGCAAAGGCTTTATTAAAACAGATCAACCACAAGGTACCGGGTTAGGACTTTATGGTATGAATGAACGCGCAGAACTCGTTAATGCAGAAGTAAGTATAGATACACAGATTGATAGAGGTACTATCGTTACATTAGAAGTTCCAATATAA
- the nreC gene encoding nitrate respiration regulation response regulator NreC (Involved in the regulation of the the nitrate reductase operon narGHJI), with translation MRIVIADDHAVVRTGFSMILNYQEDMEVVGTAADGVEAYQKVMEYKPDVLIMDLSMPPGESGLIATSKISESFPETKILILTMFDDEEYLFHVLRNGAKGYILKNAPDEQLLLAIRTVYQGETYVDMKLTTSLVNEFVNNSFQDTQASNDPFKILSKREIEILPLIAKGYGNKDIAQKLFVSVKTVEAHKTHIMQKLDLKTKPELVEYAMKKKLVDF, from the coding sequence TTGAGAATAGTGATAGCAGATGATCATGCTGTTGTGCGCACAGGATTTTCTATGATTTTAAACTATCAAGAAGATATGGAAGTCGTTGGGACGGCAGCTGATGGTGTAGAAGCGTACCAGAAAGTAATGGAATACAAGCCAGATGTTTTAATTATGGACTTAAGCATGCCACCGGGTGAATCAGGGCTTATTGCAACAAGTAAGATATCTGAGAGTTTTCCAGAAACAAAGATATTGATATTAACGATGTTTGACGATGAGGAATATTTATTTCATGTATTAAGGAATGGCGCAAAAGGCTACATTTTAAAAAATGCTCCAGATGAACAGCTTTTATTGGCTATAAGAACCGTTTACCAAGGTGAAACTTACGTAGATATGAAACTCACAACATCGCTAGTAAACGAATTCGTTAACAATTCGTTTCAAGATACTCAAGCGAGTAATGATCCATTTAAAATTTTATCTAAAAGAGAAATCGAGATTTTGCCTTTAATTGCAAAGGGATATGGCAATAAAGACATCGCTCAAAAGTTATTCGTCTCTGTCAAAACGGTGGAAGCACATAAAACACATATCATGCAAAAACTAGACTTAAAAACAAAACCTGAATTAGTTGAATATGCAATGAAGAAAAAACTAGTCGACTTTTAA
- a CDS encoding nitrate/nitrite transporter, protein MNKASGGFQLSLQTLSLVVGFMAWSIISPLMPFISQDINITGNQLSIILAIPVILGSILRVPFGYLTNIIGAKWVFFCSFIILLFPIYFLSQAQTPGMLMASGFFLGVGGAIFSVGVTSIPKYFPKERVGLANGIYGMGNIGTAISSFLAPVIAGMIGWQTTVRGYLIVIVLFAILMFLLGDANEKKIKVPLVKQSKKLMKDLKLYYLSLWYFITFGAFVAFGLFLPNFLVQNFGISEVDAGIRSGIFIALATFLRPLGGILGDKFNAVILLMIDFVFMIIGAIILGFSSHILLFTIGCLLISICAGTGNGLVFKLVPFYFAKESGAANGIVSMMGGLGGFFPPIVISYVTMMTGTSHLAFIFLAFFGVFGIITMLHIVKKDNLRLIS, encoded by the coding sequence ATGAACAAAGCAAGTGGTGGTTTCCAACTTAGCTTACAAACGCTAAGTCTTGTAGTTGGATTTATGGCATGGAGTATTATATCTCCATTAATGCCTTTTATCTCCCAAGATATTAATATCACGGGGAATCAACTTTCAATTATTTTAGCAATACCCGTTATATTGGGTTCTATTTTAAGAGTGCCATTTGGATATTTAACTAATATTATTGGTGCTAAATGGGTGTTTTTCTGTAGCTTTATTATTCTATTATTTCCTATTTACTTTTTAAGCCAAGCCCAAACGCCGGGCATGTTAATGGCTTCTGGTTTCTTCTTAGGTGTTGGGGGCGCAATTTTCTCAGTCGGTGTCACATCAATTCCTAAATATTTTCCTAAAGAAAGAGTAGGACTTGCTAATGGAATATATGGTATGGGGAACATTGGTACTGCAATTTCTTCATTTTTAGCTCCAGTTATTGCAGGTATGATTGGATGGCAAACGACAGTTAGAGGCTATTTGATTGTTATTGTCTTATTTGCAATTTTAATGTTTCTTCTGGGTGATGCGAATGAGAAAAAAATAAAGGTGCCACTAGTTAAGCAGTCTAAAAAATTAATGAAAGATCTTAAGCTTTATTATTTATCATTATGGTATTTTATTACATTTGGTGCTTTTGTAGCGTTTGGATTATTTTTACCGAATTTTTTAGTTCAAAACTTTGGTATAAGTGAAGTAGATGCTGGTATTAGATCTGGTATCTTTATCGCGTTAGCCACTTTTTTAAGGCCATTAGGTGGGATTTTAGGAGATAAATTTAATGCAGTTATTTTATTAATGATAGATTTTGTATTTATGATTATAGGTGCAATTATTTTAGGGTTTTCAAGTCATATATTATTGTTTACAATCGGTTGTTTACTTATTAGTATATGTGCAGGTACTGGTAATGGTCTCGTGTTCAAACTCGTTCCATTCTATTTTGCTAAAGAATCAGGAGCAGCGAATGGTATTGTTTCAATGATGGGCGGACTTGGTGGTTTCTTCCCTCCAATTGTCATATCTTATGTCACAATGATGACTGGTACAAGCCATTTAGCATTTATATTTTTAGCATTCTTTGGTGTTTTTGGCATCATTACCATGCTACATATCGTAAAAAAAGACAATTTGAGACTGATTTCTTAA
- a CDS encoding Hsp20/alpha crystallin family protein: MTFENKNFNNPFIDVNPGDLFRDFGKQIFEQFPGNESIKSDIKELDNAYIVEAELPGIKKENISLEFENNLLTIEGKQIVEVQDENDTKRAVHQERNHSDLSRQFPFENVDDSSIKASYENGLLTVTLPKKEQKEQPKSNIKID, translated from the coding sequence ATGACTTTTGAAAATAAAAATTTTAACAATCCGTTTATCGATGTAAATCCAGGTGATTTATTCAGAGATTTTGGAAAACAAATTTTCGAACAATTTCCTGGCAATGAGAGTATTAAATCAGATATTAAAGAATTAGACAACGCCTATATCGTTGAAGCTGAACTTCCAGGTATTAAAAAAGAAAATATTAGTTTAGAATTTGAAAATAATTTGCTAACGATTGAAGGTAAACAAATTGTCGAAGTTCAAGATGAAAACGACACTAAACGTGCAGTACACCAAGAACGTAACCATAGTGATTTGAGCCGCCAATTCCCATTTGAAAATGTTGATGATAGTAGTATCAAAGCTTCTTATGAAAATGGCCTACTCACTGTAACGTTGCCTAAAAAAGAGCAAAAAGAACAACCAAAATCAAACATCAAAATAGACTAA
- a CDS encoding MarR family winged helix-turn-helix transcriptional regulator, whose protein sequence is MEEKDSYLEQQLCFLFYVSSKEIIKKYTSHLKEYDLTYTGYIVLLAIKVDEKINIKTLGERVFLDSGTLTPLLKKLEKKGYVTRTREIDDERNLQIALTDKGTNVQEPLSKVSKKVFSEFDMDIDEAIDLKDTLQKFVNKHFSKDI, encoded by the coding sequence ATGGAGGAAAAGGACAGCTACCTAGAACAGCAACTATGCTTTCTATTTTATGTTTCTTCTAAAGAAATAATTAAGAAGTATACTTCTCATTTAAAAGAGTATGATTTAACATATACAGGTTATATTGTCTTACTCGCAATTAAGGTGGACGAAAAAATTAATATTAAGACACTTGGTGAGCGTGTCTTTTTAGATTCTGGAACACTTACACCTTTGTTAAAAAAACTTGAGAAAAAAGGTTATGTAACAAGAACTCGTGAGATTGATGACGAACGTAACTTACAAATTGCACTTACTGATAAAGGGACAAACGTGCAAGAACCGCTTTCAAAAGTTTCAAAAAAAGTTTTTAGTGAATTCGATATGGACATAGATGAAGCTATAGACTTAAAAGATACATTGCAAAAATTTGTAAATAAACATTTCTCGAAAGATATTTAA